From the genome of bacterium, one region includes:
- a CDS encoding DEAD/DEAH box helicase, with product MTKPVPRATSISASSATTSPEQRPAAWLTELGLGCFVAVDVETTGISPGDDEIIEVGAVKFENGVVVDTFQTLLDPGRKLPPFIISLTGITDRDVAGQPKFSDIRGELLEFIGNSPVVGQNISFDVSFLVASGGTDFRFPRNTLLDTAELARIFWAELPRFSLSSLCSAFAVTLHSAHRASDDAQATGEILVEMIRFLPDRVWGDLAAEIAAIAGNGHHRSEQFFDRLRSLALDIAPPQTAEAETEPDNLAELSIAELDDNGLFSHNLPHFTPREQQVQMATAVANAFVNEEVLLLEAPTGTGKSLGYLVPALEWALAGDEDSNRQVVVSSHTRSLQEQLLTKEIVDIARSTQRRVPAAVLKGRDNYLCKRRLRAALRDVDGRLSDGDRHKLLPLLRWSHLTTRGDIGEIGGFRPEYEPLVWSMVCSDAAACSGAGCGANRGDYYRQALDDAKKARLLLVNHALLATDFTRFLGGEGTERRLVVDEAHQFERAIVAAYSLSFSPVAVRNVLSRLSDERSSRGLLTKLAKESRDDEVSTELVALDILVKALYRKSRLAFQHAAEGLGQQLNEDTRKRLRAATPTQEHLANAFADLISDFEELSERLDGVLRALFADDETRRDVKERMLELRSVAASLNELLDTGRMTMAATHANYVYWYEGAGNRGAGGVSLSAAPISVAAILQNALWTQTHGAVLTSATLTHEGQFAVLEKTLGIQQGDTVRVSRAVLDSPFTLSKQMRCYCPSFLPDAKQTDAHHDQVAAILARILSDVPRNTLVLCTSHASADGLIKRLTPVARKHNRVLLQQRSGRDTHEIVKAFRESSGGMLIGSSALWEGIDLVGDALQIVVVVKLPFDVPTDPWQEARGELATERGDDPFYGISVPACAIRLRQGLGRLIRHPEDRGVAILADTRLLNTRYGKVLQRALPVPLEPRADLDTLIDSLDNFFQN from the coding sequence TTGACGAAGCCGGTGCCGCGCGCAACCTCAATATCCGCTTCTTCAGCGACGACCAGTCCTGAGCAGCGGCCCGCGGCGTGGTTGACCGAGCTGGGCCTCGGTTGCTTCGTTGCCGTGGACGTTGAGACGACCGGCATTTCTCCGGGCGACGATGAGATCATTGAAGTAGGTGCGGTTAAGTTTGAAAATGGCGTCGTGGTTGACACGTTTCAGACGCTGCTCGACCCGGGCCGCAAACTCCCGCCCTTCATCATCTCACTGACCGGCATTACCGATCGTGACGTGGCCGGACAGCCAAAATTCTCCGACATACGCGGCGAGTTGCTCGAGTTCATCGGCAACTCGCCCGTCGTCGGACAGAACATCTCCTTTGACGTCAGTTTTCTCGTCGCCTCCGGAGGTACGGATTTTCGCTTTCCGCGCAACACACTACTTGACACCGCGGAGCTTGCCCGGATTTTTTGGGCGGAGCTTCCGCGGTTTTCGCTAAGTAGCTTGTGTTCGGCCTTTGCCGTTACTCTGCACTCCGCCCACAGGGCGTCGGATGATGCGCAGGCGACAGGCGAGATACTCGTTGAAATGATCCGATTCTTGCCGGATCGGGTCTGGGGTGATTTGGCCGCAGAGATTGCTGCCATCGCGGGGAACGGCCACCATCGCTCGGAACAGTTCTTTGACCGCTTGCGCTCACTTGCGTTAGACATAGCACCACCGCAGACGGCTGAAGCTGAGACGGAACCGGACAATTTGGCGGAACTCTCGATTGCGGAACTTGATGACAACGGTCTGTTCAGTCACAACCTGCCGCATTTCACTCCGCGCGAACAACAGGTACAGATGGCGACGGCCGTCGCAAACGCCTTCGTCAATGAGGAAGTGTTGCTCCTTGAAGCTCCGACGGGAACAGGCAAGTCATTGGGCTATTTGGTCCCCGCGTTGGAATGGGCACTGGCCGGCGACGAAGACAGCAATAGACAGGTGGTTGTCTCATCCCACACGCGCTCGCTCCAGGAGCAACTTCTTACAAAAGAGATTGTGGACATTGCCCGGTCCACGCAGCGCCGCGTACCGGCGGCAGTCTTGAAAGGCCGTGACAACTACCTGTGCAAGCGTAGATTGCGGGCCGCGCTGCGCGACGTGGATGGCCGCCTGAGTGACGGCGACCGCCACAAACTTCTGCCGCTGCTGCGCTGGTCACACTTGACCACTCGCGGCGACATCGGCGAAATCGGTGGATTTCGACCGGAGTACGAGCCTCTTGTTTGGTCCATGGTCTGCTCGGATGCCGCTGCATGTTCGGGAGCCGGATGCGGCGCGAACCGCGGCGACTACTATCGGCAGGCGCTGGATGACGCGAAGAAAGCGCGCTTGCTGCTCGTGAATCATGCGTTGCTGGCGACCGACTTTACGCGTTTTCTGGGCGGCGAGGGCACTGAGCGTCGCTTGGTTGTGGACGAAGCGCATCAGTTTGAGCGCGCCATCGTCGCGGCATATTCGTTGAGTTTCAGCCCCGTCGCCGTGCGAAACGTTCTTTCGCGATTGTCTGATGAGCGCTCTTCGCGCGGATTGTTGACCAAGCTCGCGAAAGAATCACGCGACGACGAAGTCAGCACGGAACTTGTAGCGCTGGACATTCTGGTTAAGGCCCTTTATCGCAAGTCTCGCCTGGCCTTTCAGCATGCGGCGGAGGGACTTGGTCAGCAGTTGAACGAGGATACGCGCAAACGCCTTCGCGCGGCCACCCCCACGCAAGAGCACCTCGCGAACGCGTTTGCCGACCTGATATCGGATTTTGAAGAGTTGAGCGAGCGTCTCGACGGAGTGCTGCGGGCATTGTTTGCCGACGATGAAACGCGCCGTGATGTGAAGGAGCGCATGCTTGAGCTGCGCTCGGTGGCCGCATCGTTGAACGAACTGTTGGATACGGGCCGCATGACCATGGCGGCCACGCATGCGAATTATGTATACTGGTATGAAGGCGCAGGGAATCGCGGCGCGGGCGGCGTGTCGCTATCCGCCGCACCGATATCAGTCGCCGCAATTCTGCAGAACGCTCTCTGGACGCAGACGCACGGCGCCGTGCTGACCTCGGCGACGCTGACCCACGAAGGACAATTTGCCGTCCTTGAAAAGACGCTGGGAATTCAGCAGGGTGATACGGTGCGTGTTTCTCGTGCGGTGCTTGATTCGCCGTTCACGCTGTCCAAACAGATGCGCTGCTACTGTCCGAGCTTCCTGCCCGACGCGAAGCAGACGGACGCGCATCACGATCAGGTCGCGGCGATTCTCGCGCGCATTCTATCGGATGTGCCGAGGAATACTTTGGTTTTGTGTACGTCCCACGCCAGCGCGGATGGGCTGATCAAGCGATTGACGCCTGTAGCTCGCAAGCACAATCGTGTGCTCCTGCAACAGCGCAGCGGCCGGGACACTCACGAAATCGTTAAGGCCTTTCGTGAATCGTCGGGCGGCATGCTGATTGGGTCCTCGGCGCTGTGGGAGGGGATTGATTTGGTCGGCGACGCGCTGCAAATAGTAGTCGTAGTAAAACTGCCCTTTGACGTGCCCACGGACCCATGGCAAGAGGCGCGCGGAGAATTAGCGACCGAGCGCGGTGACGATCCGTTCTATGGTATCAGCGTGCCGGCCTGCGCAATTCGTCTGCGGCAAGGGCTTGGTAGATTGATCCGTCATCCCGAGGATCGAGGTGTCGCAATTCTCGCCGATACACGGCTGCTGAATACTCGCTACGGGAAAGTGCTGCAACGGGCTCTTCCCGTGCCGCTTGAACCACGCGCCGACTTGGACACATTGATAGACAGCCTTGACAATTTCTTTCAGAATTAA
- the gcvPB gene encoding aminomethyl-transferring glycine dehydrogenase subunit GcvPB — MQSETQLIFEQSKSGRTGLQVPATPENLPRYTPPAGLARESAPRLPEVSENIVVRHYTNLSTRNHHIDRDFYPLGSCTMKYNPKINDEMSALPGFAGLNPWQSPRSAQGALQLMWELSQSLIEVTGMDAITLQPAAGAQGEFTALLMFRAYHLKNGNVRKRIVIPDSAHGTNPASIVLSGYGVTQLPSDENGLMDIEALKRTLDEDVAGLMITNPNTLGLFETKIAKIIDLVHDAGGLVYMDGANLNALLGIARPGDMGFDACHMNLHKTFSTPHGGGGPGSGPVAIKDKLSKFLPLPVLAKKGDQALWDWDRPDSIGSVHTFYGNFGMLVRALTYIKSLGGNGLRAISDNAIINANYLRKKLSPNYLIHMDRPCMHEAVFSGNNQKAKGVRTTDIAKRLLDFGIHPPTVYFPLIVPECLMIEPTESESKETLDEFIDVMLRIDREAGETPELLKNAPYTTPVRRLDEAGAARNLNIRFFSDDQS, encoded by the coding sequence CTGCAGAGCGAAACCCAGCTCATCTTCGAGCAAAGCAAGTCCGGTCGTACGGGCCTGCAGGTACCCGCCACACCGGAGAATCTGCCGAGATACACGCCACCGGCTGGTCTCGCCCGCGAGTCCGCTCCGCGACTCCCGGAAGTAAGCGAGAACATCGTGGTGCGCCACTATACGAATCTCTCGACCCGCAACCATCACATTGATCGCGATTTCTATCCGCTTGGGTCGTGTACGATGAAGTACAACCCGAAGATCAATGACGAGATGTCCGCCTTGCCGGGTTTCGCCGGGCTGAACCCGTGGCAGTCGCCCCGCAGCGCTCAGGGTGCGCTGCAATTGATGTGGGAGCTGTCGCAGTCGCTGATTGAAGTGACCGGCATGGATGCGATCACGTTGCAGCCTGCGGCCGGAGCTCAAGGCGAGTTCACTGCGCTGTTGATGTTCCGCGCCTACCACTTGAAGAATGGCAATGTGCGTAAGCGAATTGTCATTCCTGACAGCGCGCACGGCACCAATCCAGCCTCAATCGTCCTCTCCGGTTATGGCGTCACTCAACTTCCGTCGGATGAGAACGGTCTCATGGACATCGAGGCGTTGAAGCGGACGTTGGATGAGGACGTTGCGGGATTGATGATCACGAATCCGAACACACTCGGCCTCTTCGAAACGAAAATTGCCAAGATCATAGACCTCGTTCACGACGCGGGCGGACTGGTCTACATGGACGGCGCGAATCTCAACGCCTTATTGGGCATTGCCCGACCGGGCGACATGGGCTTTGATGCGTGTCACATGAACCTGCACAAAACCTTTTCGACGCCGCACGGCGGCGGCGGTCCGGGCAGCGGTCCCGTCGCGATTAAGGACAAGCTCTCGAAATTCTTGCCTTTGCCCGTGCTGGCCAAGAAGGGAGACCAGGCACTGTGGGATTGGGATCGACCCGATTCTATTGGCTCGGTACACACGTTCTACGGGAACTTCGGAATGCTCGTCCGAGCGTTAACTTATATTAAGAGTCTCGGCGGCAATGGGTTGCGAGCGATTAGTGACAATGCAATTATTAACGCGAACTACCTGCGCAAGAAGCTGTCTCCGAACTATCTGATCCACATGGACCGTCCGTGCATGCATGAAGCGGTCTTCTCGGGAAACAACCAGAAGGCCAAAGGCGTGCGTACAACGGACATCGCGAAGCGCCTGCTCGACTTCGGGATTCACCCGCCAACCGTCTACTTCCCGCTAATCGTTCCTGAGTGCCTGATGATCGAACCCACGGAATCTGAAAGCAAAGAGACGTTAGACGAGTTCATTGACGTCATGCTGCGCATAGACCGCGAGGCCGGCGAGACTCCGGAACTGCTCAAGAACGCGCCATATACAACCCCTGTCCGCAGACTTGACGAAGCCGGTGCCGCGCGCAACCTCAATATCCGCTTCTTCAGCGACGACCAGTCCTGA
- the gcvPA gene encoding aminomethyl-transferring glycine dehydrogenase subunit GcvPA, which translates to MRYIPNTPDDRSAMLRDIGVSSLEELLEPIPAELRLNRPLAIADGKSEWDVRREVMELAALNQSAMNRACFMGAGSYDHYVPAAVDALGMRSEYVTAYTPYQPEVAQGTLQVIYEFQSMVCELYAMPAANASLYDCGTALSEAISMARAHTKRTRVVWSEAVNPAYRRVAETNNVALGIKFDCARCPDGSQSHEALSMLLGDDVAALVVQYPNFFGVVDDVRKLVARAHSNGTLVIFVTDPMAMGVLTPPGKLGADIVVGEGQPLGNYMSFGGPYLGLFAASNELIRLMPGRIVGVTKDVDGRRGYVLTLQTREQHIRRDKATSNICTNQGLLAARATFYMSMMGPTGLREIGEASARRTMYMMDKLRSVAGFSLPHRGPHFREFLMTVPGSAEEFVIYMAARGILAGVPLTRMGLSDDRGILVALTEKRSVAEIDAYVEHAATWLQGGAK; encoded by the coding sequence ATGCGCTATATTCCGAACACCCCCGATGATCGCAGTGCGATGCTGCGCGACATCGGGGTCTCGTCTTTAGAAGAATTGCTTGAGCCGATCCCGGCCGAGCTGCGGCTGAATCGTCCGCTCGCCATCGCCGACGGAAAATCAGAGTGGGACGTCCGCCGCGAAGTGATGGAGTTGGCCGCGCTGAATCAGTCGGCCATGAATCGCGCGTGCTTCATGGGCGCAGGTTCCTACGATCACTATGTCCCCGCCGCTGTGGATGCTTTGGGCATGCGCAGCGAATATGTGACGGCCTACACACCGTACCAGCCGGAAGTCGCGCAGGGTACGCTGCAGGTCATCTACGAGTTCCAATCCATGGTCTGCGAGCTTTATGCGATGCCCGCGGCCAATGCCAGCCTCTACGATTGCGGCACGGCGCTGTCGGAGGCCATCAGTATGGCCCGCGCCCATACCAAGCGCACGCGCGTCGTCTGGAGCGAAGCGGTGAATCCGGCTTATCGCCGGGTGGCTGAGACGAACAATGTCGCGCTCGGGATCAAGTTTGACTGCGCACGTTGTCCGGACGGCTCGCAGTCACACGAAGCCTTATCCATGCTCTTGGGCGACGACGTAGCCGCCTTGGTCGTGCAATACCCGAATTTCTTCGGAGTTGTTGACGACGTACGGAAATTGGTCGCCCGCGCGCACAGCAACGGCACGTTGGTCATCTTCGTCACGGATCCAATGGCCATGGGCGTTTTGACGCCGCCCGGGAAGCTCGGCGCGGACATCGTCGTGGGTGAGGGTCAGCCGCTCGGCAACTACATGTCATTCGGCGGACCGTACCTGGGTCTGTTTGCCGCGTCCAATGAGTTGATTCGATTGATGCCCGGTCGCATCGTTGGTGTGACGAAGGACGTTGATGGGCGTCGCGGTTATGTGTTGACACTTCAAACACGTGAGCAGCACATTCGGCGCGACAAGGCAACATCGAATATCTGCACGAATCAGGGCCTGCTTGCGGCTCGCGCGACATTTTACATGTCTATGATGGGCCCGACGGGCCTGCGCGAGATTGGCGAAGCATCTGCACGTCGAACGATGTACATGATGGATAAGCTGCGCAGTGTGGCGGGCTTCAGCCTCCCGCACCGCGGTCCGCACTTCAGGGAGTTCTTAATGACAGTTCCCGGTAGTGCTGAGGAGTTTGTAATCTACATGGCCGCTCGCGGAATACTGGCCGGCGTACCGTTGACCCGCATGGGTCTGTCGGACGACCGTGGCATCCTGGTCGCGTTGACCGAGAAGCGTTCCGTCGCGGAGATTGATGCATACGTCGAGCATGCGGCGACGTGGCTGCAAGGAGGTGCCAAGTGA
- the gcvH gene encoding glycine cleavage system protein GcvH, with protein sequence MHIPDGYLYTKEHEWVKLDGGVAAVGITEFAQGELGDVVFVQLPEVGTKTLQGDSFGTIEAVKAVADLYSPITGEVVEVNTALADAPEVINREPYTGGWIVKIRPSKFDSEAANLLTPAAYKDLTSA encoded by the coding sequence ATGCATATCCCGGATGGATATCTTTACACCAAGGAACATGAATGGGTGAAACTCGACGGCGGCGTCGCTGCGGTCGGGATCACTGAATTCGCCCAAGGTGAATTGGGCGACGTAGTATTCGTACAATTGCCCGAGGTTGGTACAAAAACGCTACAGGGCGACAGCTTCGGCACGATCGAAGCGGTCAAGGCCGTGGCGGATCTGTATTCGCCGATCACCGGTGAAGTCGTAGAAGTGAATACGGCGCTGGCTGACGCGCCCGAAGTGATCAATCGTGAGCCGTATACGGGCGGCTGGATCGTCAAAATCCGCCCATCTAAGTTTGATTCCGAAGCCGCCAATCTTCTGACGCCGGCGGCGTACAAAGACCTAACCAGCGCGTAG
- the accC gene encoding acetyl-CoA carboxylase biotin carboxylase subunit, whose amino-acid sequence MFKKVLVANRGEIALRVIRACKDLGLRSVAIFSTADRDSLHVRFADESICIGPPQAAQSYLSPKAIIAAAEISGADAIHPGYGFMAENSDFARICMAHEIVWIGPDPQVIDLMGNKSEAKRTMIRAKCPVIPGSDGPVANAAEARRLAEEFGLPVMIKAVAGGGGRGMRLVTDMNAVETSFEMASAEAEAAFSNGDLYLEKAIIEPRHVEVQVLGDGRGGCIHLGERDCSMQRRHQKLIEESPSPAVDAKLREVMGKTATQAAAAINYSGAGTMEFLLAPNGEFYFMEMNTRIQVEHPVTEMVTGTDLVKWQLLVALGEELPKQKDIQIRGHAIECRINAEDAARGFLPSPGTVATWNLPGGPGVRVDSHVYQGYTIPPYYDSLIAKLIVHGSTRDEALARTRRALSEFVVEGIHTTIPFHLQMLDTEAFKTGKVHTKWVEQYMEQQAQA is encoded by the coding sequence ATGTTCAAGAAAGTACTGGTGGCCAACCGCGGCGAAATCGCCTTGCGCGTGATTCGCGCCTGCAAGGACCTTGGCTTGCGCTCCGTGGCCATATTTTCCACGGCTGATCGGGATTCGCTGCATGTTCGGTTTGCGGACGAGTCCATCTGCATCGGTCCGCCGCAAGCTGCACAGAGTTATCTTTCGCCAAAGGCGATCATCGCCGCCGCCGAGATTTCCGGCGCGGACGCGATTCATCCCGGATACGGGTTCATGGCCGAGAACTCGGATTTCGCGCGCATTTGCATGGCCCACGAAATCGTTTGGATCGGACCTGATCCGCAGGTCATTGACTTGATGGGCAACAAGTCGGAAGCCAAGCGCACGATGATCCGGGCCAAGTGTCCGGTGATTCCCGGCAGTGACGGCCCGGTGGCCAATGCCGCCGAGGCGCGCAGATTGGCCGAGGAGTTTGGTCTGCCGGTCATGATCAAAGCGGTCGCCGGCGGCGGTGGACGCGGCATGCGGTTAGTGACCGACATGAATGCCGTGGAGACATCGTTTGAAATGGCCAGTGCGGAAGCCGAAGCCGCGTTCAGTAACGGCGACTTGTATCTTGAGAAGGCCATCATCGAACCGCGTCATGTCGAAGTCCAGGTTCTTGGAGACGGTCGCGGCGGCTGTATTCATCTGGGTGAACGCGACTGCTCCATGCAGCGGCGCCATCAGAAGTTGATCGAGGAATCGCCTTCGCCCGCCGTTGACGCGAAACTCCGTGAAGTTATGGGCAAGACGGCCACGCAGGCGGCGGCCGCGATCAACTATTCAGGCGCGGGAACGATGGAATTCCTGCTGGCTCCGAATGGTGAGTTCTATTTCATGGAAATGAACACGCGTATTCAGGTCGAGCATCCTGTCACGGAGATGGTGACCGGCACGGACCTGGTCAAGTGGCAGCTCCTGGTCGCTCTTGGTGAAGAATTGCCGAAGCAAAAGGACATCCAAATTCGTGGTCACGCCATTGAATGCCGCATCAACGCTGAAGACGCCGCGCGTGGCTTTTTGCCGTCGCCGGGGACCGTGGCGACCTGGAACCTCCCCGGTGGTCCGGGTGTGCGCGTGGATTCGCATGTCTATCAAGGCTATACGATACCCCCTTACTATGATAGTCTGATTGCCAAGCTCATCGTGCACGGTTCGACGCGTGATGAGGCTCTGGCGCGCACGCGCCGGGCGCTTTCGGAGTTCGTGGTCGAGGGGATTCATACGACGATACCGTTTCACCTGCAAATGCTTGACACCGAGGCCTTTAAGACGGGCAAGGTGCACACCAAGTGGGTAGAACAATACATGGAGCAGCAAGCACAGGCTTGA
- the accB gene encoding acetyl-CoA carboxylase biotin carboxyl carrier protein yields the protein MSTRPTKDKPRLDIAEIQKLIRMIERSPITEFELVENDLKIRISKNGSHPEITMMPAQMAMPQMGYAPQQMAAMQAPLAAPTAPAAASETRAPSANTVDVKAPMVGTLYRAPSPDAEPYIRVGDMVEPGKVLCIIEAMKLMNEIECEVKGRVVEILVDNAQPVEFGQVLFRIERAG from the coding sequence ATGTCCACTCGTCCGACGAAAGACAAACCGCGTCTCGATATCGCGGAGATTCAGAAATTGATTCGCATGATCGAGCGCAGTCCGATTACTGAGTTCGAGCTTGTTGAAAATGACCTAAAGATACGCATTTCGAAAAACGGCAGTCACCCTGAGATCACGATGATGCCGGCGCAGATGGCCATGCCGCAGATGGGCTACGCGCCGCAGCAGATGGCCGCGATGCAGGCCCCGCTGGCCGCGCCGACCGCGCCCGCGGCCGCGTCGGAAACACGTGCGCCGTCTGCGAACACCGTGGACGTGAAAGCACCGATGGTGGGAACGCTCTATCGCGCGCCCTCGCCTGACGCCGAGCCGTATATTCGAGTCGGCGACATGGTGGAGCCCGGAAAAGTGCTTTGCATTATCGAAGCGATGAAGCTGATGAATGAAATCGAATGCGAAGTCAAGGGCCGCGTTGTCGAGATTCTGGTGGACAACGCACAGCCCGTCGAGTTTGGTCAAGTCTTGTTCCGCATCGAACGGGCGGGATAA
- a CDS encoding OmpA family protein: protein MDPLRLTLAICAALLAFGFLAFWLVRGRQQMVKHSKGALIYSLLLFASAAVLYRGAVIEQMAAPASKAQPTPTVKVHPSPSAAASPQPATPDSTAVRTRIASTDFVRQGDDAQSGTTAQPQDKPSVEKPRPQSGSRSRRELLVSSDARLPAAVRDSKPQPPVEDVIEAGVLHAFDLIEVFFEEHGSASAGAGKRLASTGGAIEFARGSSQLNEHSLSYLRSVASQLKYEYSDGQIEIRAQTNETIASAEERLMLTQSRAEAVRNVLAAAGFPADRLVPVGSETAGENRVKFVHRPN from the coding sequence GTGGACCCGCTGCGTCTGACACTGGCGATTTGTGCCGCGCTGTTGGCCTTTGGCTTCTTAGCGTTCTGGTTGGTCAGAGGTCGGCAGCAAATGGTCAAGCATTCGAAGGGCGCTTTGATCTATTCGCTCCTGCTCTTTGCCTCGGCTGCCGTGCTTTATCGCGGCGCTGTGATTGAGCAGATGGCGGCTCCTGCAAGCAAAGCGCAACCGACTCCGACGGTTAAAGTGCATCCATCGCCTTCGGCGGCCGCATCGCCCCAACCGGCGACGCCCGATTCGACGGCTGTCCGGACCCGCATTGCATCAACTGATTTCGTCCGGCAAGGGGACGACGCGCAGTCCGGCACGACTGCCCAACCTCAGGACAAACCCTCTGTCGAAAAGCCGCGGCCGCAATCGGGTAGCCGGAGTCGCCGCGAACTGCTGGTCAGCTCGGACGCGCGGTTGCCTGCCGCCGTCCGCGATTCCAAACCGCAGCCGCCGGTGGAAGACGTTATTGAAGCAGGTGTTCTACACGCCTTTGATTTGATTGAAGTGTTCTTCGAGGAACACGGAAGCGCCTCGGCAGGCGCGGGCAAACGGCTCGCCTCGACCGGCGGCGCGATCGAGTTCGCGCGTGGCTCTTCGCAGTTGAATGAGCACAGCTTGTCCTATCTGCGGAGTGTGGCCTCGCAATTGAAGTATGAGTATTCGGATGGACAGATTGAGATACGTGCACAAACCAATGAGACCATTGCCTCGGCCGAAGAGCGTCTGATGTTGACGCAGTCGCGCGCCGAAGCCGTCCGGAACGTTCTCGCGGCAGCCGGGTTTCCCGCCGACCGGTTAGTACCGGTAGGCTCGGAGACTGCAGGGGAGAATCGCGTGAAGTTCGTTCATCGGCCCAACTAA
- the efp gene encoding elongation factor P — MASTADIRKGLTLQMEGQIFEVADFQHVKPGKGGAFVRITLRNARTGRVIERTLNSGASIETVRVDGKDLQFLYSDGEFYHFMDQESYDQFQFGGDWLGDKAQWLKEGVVCRVNFLDTEALTIELPNFLELTIKETAPGFKGDTVSNTGKPAILETGAEVAVPLFCETGDVVRVDTRTGEYLDRVKRAG, encoded by the coding sequence ATGGCATCAACAGCGGATATTCGCAAGGGCTTGACCCTGCAGATGGAAGGACAGATTTTCGAAGTCGCCGATTTTCAGCACGTGAAGCCGGGTAAGGGCGGTGCATTCGTACGCATCACGTTGCGCAATGCCCGGACAGGCCGCGTTATTGAACGCACGCTTAACTCGGGCGCCTCAATCGAAACCGTGCGCGTGGATGGCAAGGACTTGCAGTTTCTCTACAGCGACGGCGAGTTCTACCATTTCATGGATCAGGAATCCTACGATCAGTTCCAGTTTGGCGGCGACTGGCTGGGAGACAAGGCTCAGTGGTTGAAAGAGGGCGTGGTCTGCCGCGTCAATTTCCTCGACACCGAAGCGCTGACCATCGAGTTGCCGAACTTCCTCGAATTGACGATTAAAGAGACGGCTCCGGGCTTCAAAGGCGATACGGTTTCCAACACGGGCAAGCCTGCCATACTTGAAACCGGCGCTGAAGTGGCGGTGCCTTTGTTTTGTGAAACCGGCGATGTAGTGCGCGTGGATACCCGTACCGGGGAGTATCTCGACCGGGTGAAACGAGCAGGATAG